A section of the Posidoniimonas corsicana genome encodes:
- a CDS encoding efflux RND transporter periplasmic adaptor subunit, with protein MARIAFWRLLLLSLVLVVPSSLAVAQSPTPAKSVAAAVAAAIADEDAADESDDAADDKPADEAEKSDAKADDEKKDDSADEKKDEKEADKEESKEEKKKEEKPERKTLTIKEQPLKIEVEVSGTVASESMTEVTLDAESWSSFEIEEIVPHGAKVRVGETLVRFDPEDLNEAISELELSQRISELSLIKAEQELPRLEEELERRLKDAQEEWEQSQEDYKRYTDEERDLVVKSQEMRLKQSKFQLDYAKDELEQLEKMYEADDLTEETEEMILRRQRTQLEFSKFSYEIAKYNHEFVMNASLPRQDERLKQMQRRIEMALERIKDNTDLDLSRARYELEQARVARRKSLEKHSKLIADKRLMTIKAPAAGVVYYGQCVNGKWSQIASLKQKLVPEKNAPKGSVLMTIVDPEELTLLASIKEEDLPTVEKGQPAEIALTAQGVDPIEGEVSMVDMVPVTSGKFEISVEITGGTPEWLMPGMTAKAKVQTYEKKKAILVPKDAVHKDEDSDKSYVWLVEEDDDEVEVEKQWVKTGKTKDKEIEITSGLDKGDVISLDPKEKGTDDDDDDDDDEEEDEDDD; from the coding sequence ATGGCCCGCATCGCGTTTTGGCGTCTGTTGCTGCTCTCGCTGGTCCTCGTGGTCCCGTCTTCGCTGGCCGTGGCGCAGTCGCCCACGCCGGCCAAGAGCGTCGCCGCGGCGGTCGCCGCCGCCATCGCCGACGAGGACGCCGCGGACGAGTCCGATGACGCCGCCGACGACAAGCCCGCGGACGAGGCCGAGAAGTCCGACGCCAAGGCCGACGACGAGAAGAAGGACGACTCCGCCGACGAGAAGAAGGACGAGAAGGAAGCCGACAAGGAAGAGTCTAAAGAAGAGAAGAAGAAGGAAGAGAAGCCCGAACGCAAGACGCTGACCATCAAGGAGCAGCCGCTCAAGATCGAGGTGGAGGTCTCCGGCACGGTCGCCTCGGAGAGTATGACCGAGGTGACGCTCGACGCCGAATCCTGGAGCTCGTTCGAGATCGAGGAGATCGTGCCCCACGGCGCCAAGGTCCGCGTCGGCGAGACGCTCGTGCGGTTCGACCCGGAAGACCTGAACGAGGCGATCTCCGAGCTGGAACTGTCGCAGCGGATCAGCGAGCTGTCGCTCATCAAGGCCGAGCAGGAGCTGCCGCGGCTGGAGGAGGAGCTGGAGCGCCGGCTGAAGGACGCTCAGGAGGAGTGGGAGCAGTCCCAGGAGGACTACAAGCGGTACACCGACGAGGAACGCGACCTGGTCGTGAAGTCGCAGGAGATGCGGCTGAAGCAGAGCAAGTTCCAACTCGACTACGCCAAGGACGAGCTGGAGCAGCTGGAGAAGATGTACGAGGCCGACGACCTCACCGAAGAGACCGAGGAGATGATCCTCCGCCGCCAGCGCACGCAGCTCGAGTTCTCGAAGTTCTCCTACGAGATCGCCAAGTACAACCACGAGTTCGTGATGAACGCGTCGCTCCCCCGCCAGGACGAGCGGCTCAAGCAGATGCAGCGCCGCATCGAGATGGCGCTCGAGCGGATCAAGGACAACACCGACCTCGACCTGAGCCGCGCCCGTTACGAGCTGGAGCAGGCCCGGGTCGCCCGCCGCAAGTCGCTCGAGAAGCACTCCAAGCTGATCGCCGACAAGCGGCTGATGACCATCAAGGCGCCCGCCGCCGGCGTGGTGTACTACGGGCAGTGCGTCAACGGCAAGTGGAGCCAGATCGCCTCGCTCAAGCAGAAGCTCGTGCCCGAGAAGAACGCGCCCAAGGGCTCGGTGCTGATGACCATCGTCGACCCCGAAGAGCTGACCCTGCTGGCCAGCATCAAGGAGGAGGACCTGCCCACCGTCGAGAAGGGCCAGCCGGCTGAGATCGCGCTGACCGCGCAGGGCGTCGACCCCATTGAGGGCGAGGTCTCGATGGTCGACATGGTGCCGGTCACGTCCGGCAAGTTCGAGATCAGCGTGGAGATCACCGGCGGCACGCCCGAGTGGCTGATGCCCGGCATGACCGCCAAGGCCAAGGTCCAGACCTACGAGAAGAAGAAGGCGATCCTGGTCCCCAAGGACGCCGTGCACAAGGACGAGGACTCCGACAAATCGTACGTGTGGCTGGTCGAGGAGGACGACGACGAGGTCGAGGTCGAGAAGCAGTGGGTCAAGACCGGCAAGACAAAGGACAAGGAGATCGAGATCACCAGCGGCCTCGACAAGGGCGACGTCATCTCGCTCGACCCCAAGGAGAAGGGGACCGACGACGACGACGATGATGATGACGACGAAGAAGAGGACGAGGACGACGACTGA
- a CDS encoding DUF4240 domain-containing protein, translated as MLHKNHQESVDPLTHPRSNERESNRIPSEDGRLDEDKFWEVISLFDWSQTGDDDAVMAGVLQALAAMDREAIYRFEDILAEKLHALDTREHCRACYAGELDPDDGDDYISADDFLYQRCVVVVNGREVYEAILKDPSQMPQGMEFEALLSLPSEAFEEKTGEEYDHVPPVSYESFENTAGWAPTSDTRGGKYTGPNIPPGNRRPT; from the coding sequence GTGCTTCACAAGAACCATCAAGAGTCGGTCGACCCGCTGACCCACCCGCGGTCGAATGAGCGAGAGTCGAACCGCATCCCTAGCGAGGACGGAAGGTTGGACGAAGACAAGTTCTGGGAGGTCATCAGCCTCTTCGACTGGTCGCAGACCGGCGATGACGACGCGGTCATGGCCGGCGTCCTGCAGGCGTTGGCCGCGATGGACCGTGAGGCGATCTACCGCTTCGAGGACATCCTCGCCGAGAAGCTGCACGCGCTCGACACCCGGGAGCACTGCCGCGCGTGCTACGCGGGCGAGCTGGACCCCGACGACGGCGACGACTACATCTCGGCGGACGACTTCCTCTACCAGCGCTGCGTGGTCGTGGTGAACGGGAGGGAAGTCTACGAAGCGATCCTGAAGGATCCCAGCCAGATGCCGCAGGGGATGGAGTTCGAGGCGCTATTGTCGCTGCCGAGCGAAGCGTTTGAAGAAAAAACCGGCGAGGAGTACGACCACGTGCCGCCGGTCAGCTACGAGAGCTTCGAGAACACGGCCGGGTGGGCGCCCACCTCTGACACCCGCGGCGGCAAGTACACCGGGCCCAATATCCCCCCAGGGAACCGCCGCCCGACTTAG